From the Alkalibacter rhizosphaerae genome, one window contains:
- a CDS encoding LysR family transcriptional regulator: protein MNTMQVRCFLTAARYLNFTDSAAELFISQPALSHNISSLEDELGIKLFIRDKKNKNTRLTAAGQIMYEGLKDIQGQLDLLVKYAKQTQEGKSGFLRIGLISSNSIDERTLSILDNFQEKYPDVDLTLRRGSNSELVQWLHNQTLDIAFALKIDVENKNWLMLKRLYSVESVLILSAKHPLAKKKDLSLIDFKEETFVTLSPNESYAIHSLLKQECEKAGFTPKVIEAPDLSSQALYLESGKGIAISGINNTAVLNNLTTTLRLRELKPMELVIASNRSNNNPCIELFHSYYENREQTDESL, encoded by the coding sequence ATGAATACGATGCAGGTTCGCTGTTTTCTGACAGCAGCGCGATATCTTAATTTCACGGATAGCGCTGCCGAGCTGTTCATATCGCAACCGGCTTTAAGTCACAATATTTCGTCTTTGGAAGATGAGTTGGGAATAAAACTTTTTATCCGAGATAAAAAAAATAAAAATACCCGTCTTACGGCTGCGGGACAAATCATGTATGAAGGCTTGAAGGATATCCAGGGTCAGCTGGATTTGTTGGTAAAATACGCCAAGCAGACCCAGGAAGGCAAATCCGGATTTCTTCGGATCGGGCTTATCAGCAGCAACAGCATTGACGAACGTACCTTGTCCATTCTCGACAACTTTCAAGAGAAATATCCGGATGTGGATTTGACGCTGCGCAGGGGAAGCAACAGCGAACTGGTCCAATGGTTGCATAATCAGACACTGGATATTGCTTTCGCCTTGAAAATCGATGTGGAAAACAAGAATTGGTTGATGTTGAAGAGACTCTACAGCGTAGAATCGGTACTCATCCTTTCTGCAAAACATCCCCTGGCAAAGAAAAAAGATTTGTCGTTGATCGATTTTAAAGAGGAAACCTTTGTGACCCTTTCACCAAATGAATCCTACGCCATACATTCATTGTTGAAGCAGGAATGTGAAAAGGCCGGATTCACACCGAAAGTTATTGAAGCTCCCGATTTGAGTTCCCAAGCACTTTACCTGGAATCGGGCAAAGGGATCGCCATCAGCGGTATCAACAATACGGCAGTCCTCAACAATCTTACCACGACCTTACGACTGCGGGAACTAAAACCAATGGAACTGGTCATTGCTTCAAATCGATCCAATAACAATCCTTGCATCGAGTTGTTTCATTCTTATTATGAAAACAGGGAACAAACGGATGAATCTTTGTGA
- a CDS encoding RNA polymerase sigma factor, with product MEDEMIVDLYLQRDEKAIAESSVKYGGRLQRISFNIVRNISDAEECENDTYMSAWNSIPPRSPKKYLFSYLAKITRNLSINLYNKNHAKKRYANVVELTKEIEECIPSPRDEECRIKETKLAESISRFLKALGKEERDVFVTRYWYSEPIKAVANQFGISESKTKSMLMRTRNKLKKHFQSEGLEL from the coding sequence ATGGAGGATGAAATGATCGTGGATTTGTATCTGCAAAGAGACGAAAAAGCAATTGCAGAGTCGTCCGTCAAGTATGGAGGTCGGCTTCAACGAATATCATTCAACATAGTTCGAAACATTTCGGATGCGGAAGAATGCGAGAACGATACATATATGTCCGCATGGAACAGCATACCGCCCAGGTCTCCTAAGAAATACCTGTTCTCCTATTTGGCAAAAATCACACGGAATTTGTCCATAAATCTTTACAATAAAAACCATGCAAAAAAGCGCTATGCAAATGTAGTGGAGCTGACAAAAGAAATCGAAGAGTGCATACCCTCGCCAAGGGATGAGGAATGCAGAATAAAAGAGACGAAGCTTGCGGAAAGTATCAGCAGGTTTCTAAAAGCCTTGGGAAAAGAAGAAAGAGACGTGTTTGTGACAAGGTATTGGTATTCTGAACCGATCAAGGCAGTGGCCAACCAATTCGGCATAAGCGAAAGCAAAACCAAGTCCATGCTCATGAGGACACGAAACAAATTGAAAAAACATTTTCAAAGTGAGGGTTTGGAACTATGA
- a CDS encoding sulfide/dihydroorotate dehydrogenase-like FAD/NAD-binding protein, with product MYKILRKQTLNEQVKLMEIEAPLIAKKAKAGQFIILRVHENGERIPLTISDYDAAKGTITIIFQEVGKTTMLLGTLEEGDSLQDFVGPLGKASHFPEDIKKAAIIGGGLGTAIAYPQAKELHRLGVEVTSIAGFRNKDLVLLEKELHEVSDKVIITTDDGSNGNKGFVTDALKNEIESGENFDLVIAIGPLIMMKFVSQLTKQYGIKTIVSMNSIMIDGTGMCGGCRVTVAGETKFACVDGPDFDGHEVDFDQAMRRQGMYKEPESEACNLFKGVE from the coding sequence ATGTATAAAATTTTACGAAAGCAAACATTAAATGAACAAGTGAAGCTTATGGAGATTGAGGCTCCCCTAATTGCCAAGAAGGCAAAAGCAGGACAGTTCATCATACTGCGCGTCCATGAAAATGGAGAACGTATACCACTGACGATCTCCGACTATGATGCGGCCAAAGGCACCATCACCATCATCTTCCAGGAAGTCGGCAAGACGACGATGCTCCTTGGCACCCTTGAAGAAGGAGACTCCCTCCAGGATTTTGTCGGTCCACTTGGCAAAGCCTCCCATTTCCCTGAAGATATTAAGAAAGCGGCAATTATTGGAGGCGGTCTCGGTACGGCAATTGCTTATCCCCAAGCGAAAGAACTTCACCGGTTAGGCGTTGAAGTGACAAGCATCGCAGGGTTTCGAAATAAAGATTTGGTCTTACTTGAAAAAGAGCTCCATGAAGTCTCCGACAAAGTCATTATCACCACGGATGATGGATCCAATGGAAACAAGGGATTCGTCACAGACGCACTTAAAAATGAAATTGAATCGGGGGAAAATTTTGATCTTGTCATTGCCATAGGTCCCTTGATCATGATGAAGTTTGTATCACAGCTTACGAAGCAATACGGAATTAAAACCATAGTCAGCATGAATTCCATCATGATCGACGGAACAGGAATGTGTGGTGGATGCCGAGTGACCGTAGCAGGTGAGACGAAATTTGCTTGTGTGGACGGTCCTGATTTTGACGGACATGAAGTGGACTTTGACCAGGCAATGCGAAGACAGGGTATGTATAAAGAACCGGAAAGCGAAGCCTGCAATCTTTTCAAAGGAGTAGAATAA
- a CDS encoding GFA family protein: MKYTGSCLCGEVTFEIEGNFDNFYLCHCGRCRKDTGSAHAANLFSSTAKLRWLSGQEKSKTFNFRGEGHIKSFCTNCGSALPNIQMDGELLVVPAGSIDSDLNIKPQGHIYYASKANWDAELETVPKFKEFPTG, encoded by the coding sequence ATGAAATATACAGGATCATGTCTTTGTGGTGAAGTTACTTTCGAAATAGAAGGAAATTTTGATAATTTTTATCTTTGCCATTGCGGACGATGCCGCAAAGATACAGGTTCAGCTCATGCAGCTAATCTATTTTCTTCTACAGCCAAGTTAAGATGGTTGTCTGGTCAAGAAAAATCTAAAACCTTCAATTTTCGAGGAGAAGGGCATATAAAAAGTTTTTGTACCAATTGTGGATCGGCTTTGCCAAATATTCAAATGGATGGGGAATTGTTGGTTGTGCCTGCAGGAAGTATTGACAGTGATTTGAACATTAAGCCGCAAGGACATATTTATTATGCAAGCAAAGCGAACTGGGATGCCGAACTTGAGACTGTACCAAAGTTCAAAGAATTCCCAACTGGATGA
- a CDS encoding zinc ribbon domain-containing protein yields MVFYQLRQEYTLGDLKGIKQHSPVKGFVQISVQRLVEMIRYKAALVGMDVVVVKEAYTSGVSAYDLEPVEKGSYDKSRRIQRGLFQTQNQQLVNSDINGSLNILRVYDKHVIPMPVAGWRDNGCLNHPARITVA; encoded by the coding sequence GTGGTTTTTTATCAACTTAGGCAAGAATACACCCTGGGAGATCTCAAAGGAATCAAGCAGCATTCTCCCGTCAAGGGGTTTGTCCAGATCTCCGTCCAGCGACTGGTGGAGATGATCAGGTACAAAGCAGCCCTGGTGGGGATGGACGTGGTAGTGGTAAAAGAAGCCTACACCTCCGGAGTCAGTGCCTACGACCTGGAACCGGTGGAGAAAGGCTCCTACGACAAGAGTCGGCGTATCCAAAGAGGACTCTTCCAGACCCAGAATCAACAACTGGTAAACAGCGACATCAACGGATCCTTAAACATCTTAAGGGTCTATGACAAACATGTAATCCCCATGCCCGTTGCCGGGTGGAGGGATAATGGGTGCTTGAACCACCCTGCAAGGATCACGGTTGCCTGA
- a CDS encoding 4Fe-4S dicluster domain-containing protein — MIDTKHRIIFDAEKCVGCKLCYKACFVDVIRWDEEKKQPVFKYVEDCEHCFWCEAICNKGCIQVLPDYESEKLLQTFDRYL, encoded by the coding sequence ATGATTGATACGAAACATCGCATCATTTTTGATGCCGAAAAATGTGTCGGCTGCAAGCTTTGCTATAAAGCATGCTTTGTGGATGTAATACGCTGGGATGAAGAAAAAAAACAGCCTGTTTTCAAATATGTGGAAGACTGCGAACACTGCTTCTGGTGCGAAGCCATTTGCAATAAAGGATGCATCCAAGTTCTACCGGATTACGAAAGCGAAAAATTGTTGCAGACATTTGATCGATATCTTTAG
- a CDS encoding questin oxidase family protein yields MQIHELVNEYARPYSPYMGNFVNHLPMGQLALYQMNRKLEDIKSYSDYYVNHFNIDLAKTNYPKVHSIEECLGKRDLYESCLDAVRESIEAEGMDKVIRRILNHYSYGLSSGLFHTSIRLFYAVEGFKVDHGLKEEVARALAYYVTGYKEAKKFRNKIEGPEFKDQIKNLIQDLYINNLTESKSSMGQKMNALYHDSKYLDKGFVIAGDEEEKIRTLLGLTLPMHDHYQNIIILHCTTGLHALIGLKDYFDDFSEILDIMSTCIITHLLTIDGLEVQDISPESPEKKWEDVIALGCNSKNVHTIKYTYTCSKLDKLYALPTLKKSAIRKITSE; encoded by the coding sequence ATGCAGATCCATGAATTAGTAAATGAATATGCAAGGCCTTACTCACCCTATATGGGAAACTTCGTCAACCATTTGCCGATGGGACAGCTGGCACTATATCAAATGAATAGGAAGTTAGAGGACATTAAATCGTATTCTGATTATTATGTAAACCATTTTAATATTGATTTGGCAAAAACGAACTATCCTAAAGTACATTCCATTGAAGAGTGCCTTGGAAAAAGAGATTTATATGAGTCTTGCCTGGATGCAGTGAGGGAATCTATTGAAGCAGAAGGGATGGACAAGGTGATCAGAAGGATCTTGAATCATTATTCCTACGGACTGTCTTCCGGTCTTTTTCATACATCTATTCGACTGTTTTATGCTGTAGAAGGTTTTAAAGTTGACCATGGTCTTAAAGAAGAGGTTGCCAGAGCGCTGGCATATTATGTGACAGGATATAAGGAAGCAAAGAAATTCAGAAATAAAATCGAAGGTCCTGAATTCAAGGACCAGATAAAGAACTTGATCCAGGATCTCTATATCAATAACTTGACGGAATCCAAATCATCCATGGGGCAAAAGATGAATGCCTTGTACCATGACTCGAAATATTTGGACAAGGGTTTTGTCATCGCAGGAGATGAGGAAGAAAAGATCCGAACATTGTTAGGACTTACATTACCCATGCATGATCATTATCAAAATATCATTATCCTTCATTGTACAACAGGACTTCACGCACTTATTGGACTTAAGGATTATTTTGATGATTTCTCTGAGATCCTTGACATCATGTCAACTTGTATCATCACCCACTTGTTGACAATAGATGGGCTGGAGGTCCAAGATATTAGCCCTGAATCACCAGAGAAAAAATGGGAAGACGTTATAGCACTCGGGTGTAATTCAAAAAACGTCCACACAATAAAATACACATATACCTGCAGCAAGCTGGACAAGCTGTATGCCTTGCCCACCTTAAAAAAATCCGCTATACGAAAAATAACTAGTGAATAA
- the gltA gene encoding NADPH-dependent glutamate synthase, with protein sequence MPNMQKEKTKMPEQEPKVRARNFEEVALGYTEEMAINEANRCLQCKHQPCVKGCPVMIQIPDFIALIAQGKHIEAYEKIRETNGLPAICGRVCPQEEQCEMLCVRGIKDEPVAIGRLERYCADYAIAAGVEPLTCKCTLGKKAAIIGSGPAGLTCAADLAKEGVDVTIFEAFHTPGGVLKYGIPEFRLPKSLVQKEIDSLVDMGVKIETNMVMGKILDIDDLKEMGFETIFIGTGAGLPSFMNIPGENYNGVYSSNEFLTRINLMKGYKYPEYDTPVIRHKKVAVVGGGNVAMDAARCAMRLGAEQVYIIYRRSETEMPARNEEIEHAKEEGIEFNLLMNPVEILGSEQGDVTGIRVIRMELGEPDASGRRRPVPIKGSEFDIELDAVVVAIGQSPNPLMREATPDLKTHSWGGIIVDEETGATSIEGVYAGGDSVSGAATVILAMGAGKAAAKAMLEYMTKE encoded by the coding sequence ATGCCAAATATGCAAAAAGAAAAAACAAAAATGCCTGAACAGGAACCAAAAGTCCGTGCGAGAAATTTTGAAGAAGTTGCACTTGGATACACGGAAGAGATGGCGATCAATGAGGCCAATCGCTGTCTTCAATGCAAACACCAGCCTTGTGTAAAAGGTTGCCCGGTCATGATACAGATCCCGGATTTCATCGCTCTCATCGCACAAGGAAAACACATCGAAGCTTACGAAAAGATTCGGGAAACGAACGGTCTTCCGGCAATTTGCGGAAGAGTGTGTCCGCAAGAAGAACAATGCGAGATGCTTTGCGTTAGAGGCATCAAGGATGAACCTGTAGCCATCGGCAGATTGGAACGTTACTGTGCAGACTATGCCATTGCAGCAGGTGTAGAGCCGCTCACATGCAAATGCACCTTGGGTAAAAAAGCAGCCATCATCGGCTCCGGCCCAGCCGGTCTCACCTGTGCAGCAGATCTTGCCAAAGAAGGCGTGGATGTGACCATATTTGAAGCATTCCACACACCTGGCGGTGTATTGAAATATGGAATTCCTGAATTCCGGCTCCCAAAATCGTTGGTTCAAAAAGAAATCGACTCTCTGGTAGATATGGGAGTAAAAATAGAAACCAACATGGTGATGGGCAAGATCCTTGATATCGACGATTTAAAGGAGATGGGGTTTGAGACCATATTCATCGGCACCGGTGCAGGACTTCCAAGCTTCATGAACATTCCAGGCGAAAATTACAATGGTGTCTATTCATCCAACGAGTTTTTGACGCGGATCAATCTTATGAAAGGTTACAAATATCCGGAGTACGATACACCTGTCATCCGCCACAAAAAGGTGGCAGTAGTCGGTGGAGGAAACGTAGCCATGGATGCAGCAAGATGCGCCATGCGCTTGGGTGCAGAGCAGGTTTATATCATCTATCGAAGAAGCGAAACGGAAATGCCTGCAAGAAATGAAGAAATCGAACATGCAAAAGAAGAAGGCATCGAATTCAATCTCTTGATGAACCCAGTGGAAATCTTGGGTTCGGAACAAGGCGATGTGACCGGTATCCGAGTCATCCGAATGGAGCTCGGGGAACCCGACGCTTCCGGTCGACGAAGACCGGTACCAATAAAAGGTTCAGAATTCGATATCGAATTGGATGCTGTGGTGGTGGCCATCGGCCAAAGCCCGAACCCGCTAATGAGGGAAGCTACTCCGGATCTAAAGACCCACAGCTGGGGTGGCATAATCGTTGACGAAGAGACTGGGGCGACTTCCATTGAAGGGGTATACGCCGGCGGCGATTCTGTTTCAGGCGCGGCCACCGTCATACTGGCAATGGGGGCTGGAAAAGCGGCTGCGAAAGCCATGCTTGAGTATATGACCAAAGAATGA
- a CDS encoding DAPG hydrolase family protein, translating to MNSQEKVKVTEQDKQKSYYKYYLESVVEPPSENIQKVLAGPMDPAKALPIQERNRLFDEGYFEEEVGYCVMPDGTGYISNLVKMPGVTGEMFDWWFAWHGQDNLRYTIWDNEDHYRAESMQKAKGRDPMLSYKERYWDTTHLVYEDVGMGPQNIVINFKNPGDMGFDTSKIGTSACSTIVCANGKAIMCHFVRDIEGGIELRTRFWMGYTCKNKKMYKVLPDGVRMPEEPLRALNLHNIKEFNNLAVLLPKIFPEERDNF from the coding sequence GTGAACTCTCAAGAAAAAGTGAAGGTGACGGAACAGGACAAACAGAAGTCTTATTACAAATACTACCTGGAATCGGTAGTAGAACCTCCATCGGAGAATATTCAGAAAGTATTGGCGGGCCCAATGGACCCAGCGAAAGCGCTGCCGATCCAGGAAAGAAATCGTCTTTTTGATGAAGGCTATTTCGAAGAAGAGGTCGGTTATTGCGTTATGCCTGATGGAACCGGTTACATCTCCAACCTGGTCAAAATGCCGGGAGTGACCGGAGAAATGTTTGACTGGTGGTTTGCCTGGCATGGCCAGGACAATTTGCGCTACACGATCTGGGACAATGAGGATCATTACCGGGCAGAATCCATGCAAAAAGCAAAAGGCCGGGATCCCATGCTTTCCTACAAGGAGCGATACTGGGATACGACCCACCTTGTTTACGAGGATGTGGGCATGGGACCTCAGAATATCGTGATCAACTTTAAAAACCCGGGAGACATGGGTTTTGATACCTCAAAAATCGGAACCAGCGCCTGCTCCACCATTGTCTGTGCCAATGGCAAAGCCATCATGTGTCATTTTGTCCGGGACATTGAAGGTGGCATAGAGCTGCGTACTCGATTCTGGATGGGATATACCTGCAAGAACAAAAAAATGTACAAAGTACTACCTGACGGAGTGCGAATGCCGGAAGAACCACTAAGAGCCCTTAATTTGCACAACATCAAAGAATTCAACAACCTGGCAGTTCTTTTGCCAAAGATCTTCCCCGAAGAACGGGATAATTTCTAG
- a CDS encoding FAD-dependent oxidoreductase, whose amino-acid sequence MDIKIERKNINTDILIIGGGIAGLTAAIALKETSPEMDVQIVEKQTSGYSGKANKGGGVLQYFDLEKIKPEDFTAYHVQAIGCYLGDQDLMKKYVSMNNEMLDKLVEWGAVLPKREDGSYAVIPTGPMTAMIGVDLNITVRLRRTAEKMGVQFLDKVTVSDLLTSENRIAGALGYSILDGTVYAFHAKSVVLATGSQNYRIGPMWSSGRGDGIAAAYRAGAEMRNPEFGNFAQLVKVRSHNEVVFGENHMYNQLGEHVTKNFRSGPEPDISSSAIAEWFQQMSEANGPIVLKLDNDGGGLHKVWDRPYGQDFWSLNRKSAENVDVDNEVCPMLIGEQSPVKVGHDMQTTIPGLYAIGDVSYCGSAAPGAVPAPPGRNRGSGILNAVFAGILCAEGASENAMNITVPALDEEQVDNCIAKTFAPLARESGSDPKEIIRLIQQAVGPMERSVYMSDHRIETALKYVMKAKELCETLKANDFHELLSCHEAAAMVLSAEMQFRAADMRKESRGWFMREDYPDMDNENWLKWIIVKKQGDSMEFSTEDVPYEKWSVQPSKVQ is encoded by the coding sequence ATGGATATAAAGATTGAACGAAAGAATATAAATACGGACATTTTGATCATAGGCGGTGGAATCGCCGGTCTAACGGCAGCTATCGCACTGAAGGAAACAAGCCCGGAAATGGATGTTCAAATTGTTGAAAAGCAGACGTCCGGCTATTCGGGAAAAGCCAATAAAGGTGGTGGTGTTCTCCAGTATTTTGACTTGGAAAAGATCAAGCCGGAAGATTTCACCGCATATCATGTCCAGGCTATCGGCTGCTACTTGGGCGATCAGGATCTCATGAAAAAATACGTCTCCATGAACAATGAAATGCTGGATAAACTGGTTGAGTGGGGTGCCGTATTGCCGAAACGTGAAGATGGCAGTTATGCCGTGATCCCAACCGGTCCGATGACGGCCATGATCGGCGTCGACTTGAATATCACGGTGAGACTCAGGAGAACAGCGGAGAAAATGGGTGTCCAGTTTTTGGACAAAGTGACCGTCTCCGATTTATTGACCAGTGAAAACAGAATCGCAGGAGCTTTAGGCTACAGCATCTTGGACGGAACAGTGTATGCCTTCCATGCAAAATCTGTCGTTCTGGCAACCGGAAGTCAAAACTACAGGATCGGACCTATGTGGAGCAGCGGCAGAGGAGACGGCATTGCTGCCGCATATCGTGCCGGTGCAGAAATGCGAAATCCTGAGTTTGGAAACTTTGCCCAATTGGTCAAGGTCCGCAGCCATAATGAAGTAGTGTTCGGTGAAAATCACATGTACAATCAACTGGGCGAACATGTGACAAAAAATTTCCGATCCGGCCCGGAACCGGATATCAGCAGTTCTGCAATTGCTGAGTGGTTTCAACAAATGTCGGAAGCAAATGGACCCATTGTCTTGAAACTCGACAATGACGGGGGCGGTTTGCATAAGGTTTGGGATCGTCCATACGGGCAGGATTTTTGGTCATTGAATAGAAAATCGGCAGAAAACGTGGATGTGGATAATGAAGTTTGCCCGATGTTGATTGGAGAACAGTCTCCCGTGAAAGTCGGTCATGACATGCAAACTACCATACCTGGACTGTACGCCATTGGAGACGTCAGCTACTGTGGTTCCGCAGCTCCCGGTGCGGTTCCTGCACCTCCAGGACGAAACCGGGGATCCGGTATTTTAAATGCTGTATTTGCCGGTATCCTTTGTGCGGAAGGCGCTTCTGAAAATGCAATGAACATAACGGTTCCCGCCCTTGATGAAGAACAGGTGGATAACTGCATAGCCAAGACCTTCGCACCTTTGGCACGGGAATCGGGTTCGGATCCAAAAGAGATCATTCGTTTGATCCAACAGGCTGTTGGTCCCATGGAACGCTCCGTTTACATGAGTGATCATCGCATCGAAACCGCTTTGAAATATGTGATGAAAGCAAAAGAACTGTGCGAAACGTTGAAAGCCAATGACTTCCACGAGCTTCTTTCCTGTCATGAAGCAGCCGCCATGGTACTCTCGGCAGAGATGCAGTTCCGGGCAGCGGATATGCGGAAAGAATCAAGAGGTTGGTTCATGCGTGAAGATTACCCGGATATGGATAATGAAAACTGGTTAAAATGGATCATCGTAAAGAAACAGGGTGATTCCATGGAATTCAGTACGGAAGACGTTCCATACGAGAAATGGTCCGTACAACCCAGCAAGGTGCAATAA
- a CDS encoding helix-turn-helix domain-containing protein yields MKFDIIWQIFHQVFNIVVLLVLCGALIYFFILMIKALKKYTNAKPVREEKAETAKSLGEIIKKYRMECKMTQEFVAETLGVSRQAVSKWESGVSDPSTSNLIALAKLLGVAPEDLLKETQR; encoded by the coding sequence ATGAAATTTGATATAATCTGGCAAATCTTTCATCAAGTCTTTAATATTGTAGTGCTGCTGGTGCTATGCGGAGCCTTGATCTACTTCTTCATACTGATGATCAAAGCATTGAAAAAGTACACCAACGCAAAACCGGTTAGAGAGGAAAAAGCAGAAACAGCAAAATCATTGGGTGAAATTATAAAAAAATACCGGATGGAATGCAAAATGACGCAGGAATTTGTAGCGGAAACTTTGGGTGTAAGCAGACAAGCAGTATCCAAATGGGAAAGTGGTGTCTCTGACCCAAGCACTTCAAATCTTATCGCACTGGCAAAACTATTGGGGGTCGCTCCGGAAGATTTGCTGAAAGAGACCCAGCGTTGA
- a CDS encoding IS3 family transposase, which produces MTSQSNRIKVVVAIDEAVLSGARQFKACEVVGISERTYQRWKVQGNDTKDGRPDALRPIPANKLHLEEEKRILEVMNQKEHRSLSPNQVFHKLIDKEGIYIASVSSFYRVLRYFGQVNHRGYAKAPISKNITTHCATGPNQVWMWDITWLPGPVKGIYYYLYMIIDLFSRKVVGWEIWDHESSENASVLVKKAAYSENVLMKNEPLVLHSDNGSPMKGASLLTTLYNLGIVRSNSRPRVSNDNAYIESMFRTVKYMPSFPHNGFSDIETARRWVDAFVDYYNNDHHHSSLKFLTPNQRHNGSSDEILQRRKEILETAKAKNPERWTGPVQNCTMEQAVWLNPSKEKNSEKAC; this is translated from the coding sequence TTGACCAGCCAATCAAATCGCATCAAAGTGGTTGTGGCCATCGACGAAGCAGTCCTTTCTGGAGCCAGACAGTTCAAGGCTTGCGAAGTCGTCGGTATCAGCGAGAGGACCTACCAGCGCTGGAAAGTTCAAGGTAACGATACAAAAGACGGTCGTCCGGATGCGCTAAGACCCATACCTGCAAACAAGCTGCATTTGGAGGAGGAGAAGAGGATCCTGGAGGTGATGAACCAAAAGGAACATCGAAGCCTTTCACCAAATCAAGTCTTTCATAAGCTCATTGATAAAGAAGGAATATATATCGCTTCGGTTTCAAGTTTTTATCGGGTCTTGAGATATTTTGGTCAAGTCAATCATCGGGGCTATGCAAAAGCACCCATAAGCAAGAATATTACAACACATTGTGCAACAGGCCCCAATCAGGTCTGGATGTGGGATATCACCTGGCTTCCCGGTCCCGTGAAAGGAATATACTATTACCTGTACATGATCATTGATTTATTCAGCCGCAAAGTGGTTGGCTGGGAGATCTGGGATCACGAGAGTTCTGAAAACGCCAGTGTTCTTGTGAAGAAGGCTGCGTACTCTGAAAATGTATTGATGAAGAACGAGCCTTTGGTGTTACATTCTGATAACGGAAGTCCGATGAAAGGTGCTTCCTTGTTGACAACGCTGTATAATCTAGGGATCGTGCGATCCAACAGCAGGCCAAGAGTGAGCAATGACAATGCTTATATTGAGTCAATGTTCCGAACGGTCAAATACATGCCATCTTTTCCCCATAATGGATTTTCAGATATTGAAACTGCCCGCAGATGGGTCGATGCCTTCGTTGATTATTATAATAATGACCACCACCACAGCAGCTTGAAATTTTTGACTCCCAACCAAAGACACAATGGATCGTCCGATGAGATCCTTCAAAGAAGAAAAGAAATACTGGAAACTGCAAAGGCAAAGAACCCTGAACGATGGACCGGACCGGTTCAAAACTGCACCATGGAACAAGCCGTTTGGCTGAATCCATCAAAAGAAAAAAACAGTGAAAAAGCATGCTAG
- a CDS encoding iron chaperone, with product MDKKADSPQNIDEYIAQFPTEVQEKLKKIRKIVLEAAPEATEKISYQLPTFYLFGNLVHFGAFKNHIGFYPTPSGIASFDEELAPYKRAKGSVNFPLNKPIPYDLIDKIVRFRVMENLENAEGEKSKNK from the coding sequence ATGGACAAGAAAGCAGATAGCCCCCAAAATATTGACGAATACATCGCCCAGTTTCCAACGGAGGTTCAGGAAAAGCTGAAAAAGATCAGAAAGATCGTCCTGGAAGCAGCTCCTGAAGCTACGGAGAAGATCAGTTATCAGTTGCCCACATTCTATTTGTTTGGGAATCTGGTGCATTTTGGCGCTTTTAAAAACCATATCGGCTTTTACCCTACCCCTAGCGGTATTGCTTCCTTTGATGAAGAGCTGGCGCCATACAAACGAGCAAAAGGCTCTGTCAACTTCCCACTAAACAAACCCATTCCGTATGACCTCATAGACAAGATCGTCCGGTTTCGTGTCATGGAAAATTTGGAAAATGCGGAAGGAGAAAAATCAAAAAACAAGTGA